A section of the Macadamia integrifolia cultivar HAES 741 chromosome 9, SCU_Mint_v3, whole genome shotgun sequence genome encodes:
- the LOC122088697 gene encoding probable xyloglucan endotransglucosylase/hydrolase protein 23 produces MFSICSSFRVSMMLLGLLLAISSLMASSSAGNLNQDFVITWGDGRGKMLNNGQLLMLSLDKVSGSGFQSKNEYLFGRFDMQIKLVPGNSAGTVTTFYLSSQGDNHDEIDFEFLGNLSGEPYTLHTNVFSQGKGNREQQFKLWFDPTKNFHTYSIIWNSQEIIFKVDNIPIRDFKNRESDGIPYPHNQPMKIYSSLWDAEDWATRGGLVKTNWTQAPLKTFYRNFNGNACVVSSSGVSSCDSNMTTSNSVSDNTSQSQQLDSKGQRYLRWVQKNYMIYNYCTDYKRFPNGRPRECRRSKAN; encoded by the exons ATGTTTTCCATCTGTTCTTCATTTAGAGTTTCAATGATGCTGCTTGGTCTTCTACTAGCAATAAGCTCTTTAatggcttcttcttctgctgGTAATTTAAATCAAGATTTCGTCATCACATGGGGTGATGGCCGTGGTAAAATGCTCAACAATGGCCAGTTGCTTATGCTGTCCCTTGACAAGGTCTCTGGCTCTGGCTTCCAATCTAAGAATGAATATCTATTTGGAAGGTTTGATATGCAGATCAAGCTCGTCCCCGGAAACTCCGCCGGCACGGTGACCACTTTCTAT CTATCATCTCAGGGAGACAATCATGATGAGATTGATTTTGAGTTCTTGGGTAACTTGAGTGGAGAACCTTATACTCTCCATACCAATGTGTTCAGCCAAGGCAAAGGAAACAGAGAACAGCAATTCAAACTGTGGTTCGACCCAACCAAGAACTTCCACACTTACTCCATCATCTGGAATTCACAAGAAATCAT CTTCAAGGTGGACAACATTCCTATCAGAGACTTCAAGAATAGAGAATCTGATGGAATTCCATACCCTCATAATCAACCCATGAAGATCTACTCCAGCCTATGGGATGCTGAGGACTGGGCAACTAGAGGAGGGCTTGTTAAGACTAATTGGACCCAAGCACCATTGAAGACTTTCTATAGAAATTTCAATGGGAATGCCTGTGTGGTGTCTTCTAGTGGGGTTTCTTCTTGTGATTCAAATATGACGACAAGTAATTCTGTATCAGATAATACATCGCAATCCCAACAGTTGGATTCAAAAGGTCAAAGATATCTGAGATGGGTTCAGAAGAATTACATGATCTACAACTACTGCACCGATTATAAGCGCTTCCCTAATGGTCGCCCGCGGGAGTGTAGACGTTCCAAGGCCAATTAG